The nucleotide window TTGTAATAATTAAATTGTTACAGTGATTACATATACTGAATCATTCTGCGCATATGGAAATTAAGCACTCcttatattaaattatgaagTTAATTTTACGACGTGTCATTGCAGTTACGGAAGCCTTCTAAATATATAATCTTATTAAGAGTCGTGAAATAAACTTATATTTTGCCTTAGTACAAAACTACGTGAAATTAATATTGGTCTAGACCATTATCttataataatgtaatttacttaCAATGTATCGAGGTCAATCTTTTCTATAAATGATAATTCTCACATacgtcatttttaataaaaaaaaaaaaaaaatactcgGTTATTTATAAAGATTAGTAGAGCGCGAAAAACTCGACGTACAAGACAATTTAATACATGCGAAAGAAACAAAAATCTTTCTTTTATTAACACATAACTTTTCTAAGTATTTAAATGCAATGTTATTTTAGCGTTTTAATAACATGGCTCgtgcattaatattaaaattcctGATATtagaatttgaaataaaataaaaaggtttaataatttcaaacatTATTACTGTCAAGAAATTAACACTTgatgtttaaataattattggaTTAAGCATAAATATGCTTGActacaaaatataatttttcagaTTCAAGACTACCAATATGATGCATAAAAAGCACTATTTTTTGATATCCTTGCTCTGAGTGTGCATACATGCACGTATAAATTTGTCACAACAGTTGTTATAACCTACTTTCGTTATAACAGTTAATATTATTTAGTTAATACATATTTCAACGTACTTAATCAcaggtattttatatttatatttaatttttcatataaaaataaCTTTATAACGTATTAAAATCCTTTTTTGCCTTTTGTTTACGATTatttaagtgaataaatattgattttaacaTATGATAAttgatatttttattgaattatttataaataattttactttAATTCTTTTAGTCCAAGGTTGAAATGTCTAACAAAGAACGAGGTTTAATGCGTATGATCTTTACAAATTTTATCGCCTCATTCAAGCCATACAAACACAAGTTAATTGGTGAAGATTATTATGGTacaaaatattatgaaatacaaAACGCAAACTCTTCACGAAGAAATCCATCTCGATATTTTGTACCTGTAAATAAAACTGATTTTACGCAAGAAATACCTACAGAATGGGAAGCATGGTTAAGACATCGTAGAAAATCTCCGCCAACAGCAGaagaaatacaaaaaaattatgaaataaaaatgttaacgAAACAAAATGCAGCACAACTAAAggcaaaatttgaaaataacgAATCAAAAGAGCTACACAGCGAAAAAGATGGATATAGATCATTCCAGTTTACgatgaatataaaaataatgaccaggactataaaaaataaaatatggcaaagtgaaatagaaaaaacataGTTTAATTGTACATGTACGTTtagaattgtaaaaataaataaaatgtctagtaaatatgtacaaattttattgtaacaTATACTTGTATTATGACATATATCATTTGTATGTATTGTTTGTATATAACCTATGAGTAAAACAACTTATTAATACTCTATATCTTTATGCATAATACACTTATATCCTTCTATAAGTTGTCAATTAACCTtcattttaaacaaaaataactCTACCAATACTAAATTTAAATAAACCCGTTTTATATcgaagtaataataataataatgataatgatcgaGTCTCAAATATTTCATTGAGCAAAACTATTCAACAGTTATTTTCAattcatatattaataaaataataattttttaaaaatattccattAGATACTGATAATAGTCCTGATGGGTCACCTAATTTGAAATCTAGAGAAGTGTAGGTACGCAAAAATTAAAACCTAAACTTCCTAATCAGAGAACGGACtattattattcaatttttataagtaGTACTCCCAATGTTGACACACAGAACATCACTCAACAATAGGTATAAATTCTTTCATTCAAAAGAAACTGGCAGAATTCAATAGGTGATAAGCATGTTATAATCAACCAGAAAAGTCACTGTTATCAAATAAAGCTTGATCATATAGTTCTCCTTTAACTAATCGCCCACCGAAGTAACGACCATTTAAGGAATCCCTTGCTCGTTCCGCCTCTGAAATAATCATTTAACAttgatataaattatataattggtaaaatagaaaaacataTTATAAACTCACCACTCATTTGAGAAAATTCgacaaaatttttacaataacttCTGCATCTTCATCATCTTCAGATTGTCgttcattataaataataactCTTTCTACAACTCCAAATTTAGAACATTCGTCTTGAATTTCTTCTTGTAAACTTTCATCTACGTCTTCTGGGGCTTACCATATTTCGTAAAATAACAACACGGGATTCAACTTTGCGCATAAGTTTCTGCATAACAAGATGACGAGCACTTTGTCCTTTGATCGACATATTTTCTTGTTGCTGCAATGTTTGTGGTTCTGTTTCCTCCAGCAATTTCTTCTGCAGTTCTTCCTGTTGCTTCTGATGCGCTGCTTGCTCTTGCGCTCGTCTCATTATATCagaatttgttgttgttgtaacCGGTATCTAGTGaaatttcaaataattgaaatatCTTAACTTTAATCTGTAAAGATaactgataaaaaaaaaaaaacttactACTGGAGTTCCTACTATTGTAGGCGCTACAACAGCTGGAGGTGGTATAACAACTGGCTGCCCAGGTATAGGTTGAATTATTGCAGGGGGTCGAGTTAAAGTTTGCGGTATAGCTATACCAGGTGGAGGTATAACTGGTGTTACTGTTGCTATAGTTGGCGGTGCCATCATTGTAGCAGGGGCAATCGTAGGTCTTACTATACCAGGTAAAGCTATGTACACAATATTCATATATTATTCACAAAAGATCGCGAAGAAAACTTAATATGAAGTTTCTCTGATACTCTTCAAACGCATACCCTGATTTAAAATTGGTGGAGCAGCTGCTCCAAGCTTGGTCAAACCAAGCGCAACCGCATTACTGGCTACCGCATCCATTGCTTGAATTTTTGCAGTTGCAGCCGCGGCTGCAACTGCTGCAGCAGTAGGCATCATACTAGTTCCACTTGGAGGACCCATAAGAGCATTTGGTGGAGTAATAGCTCTGCCTACCCGTAAATATTGTCCACCCAAGTCAAATAAATTCATTGATGCGATAGCCTCCAAAGCAGCCTGCATCGTTTCGTATTCGATAAAACCGTAACCTTTATGTCGATGGGCGAGCTTCCTTGCGCCAATTTACAATATGTAATAGGTCCAAATGCTTCAAATACGGATTTAATATCATCCTCGGTTAAATCTTGATGAATCGATGCGATGTAAATTCGGTTATAATGTTTACTCTCTTCAGTAATTTCATCTATAACGGACTGAGCCTG belongs to Lasioglossum baleicum unplaced genomic scaffold, iyLasBale1 scaffold1737, whole genome shotgun sequence and includes:
- the LOC143220929 gene encoding LOW QUALITY PROTEIN: poly(U)-binding-splicing factor hfp-like (The sequence of the model RefSeq protein was modified relative to this genomic sequence to represent the inferred CDS: inserted 2 bases in 2 codons; deleted 2 bases in 2 codons), which codes for MVYQMASQRNQVQRQQALALMCRFVCSFISFELKEDTIRQAFLPFGPIKSINMSWDPVTQKHKGFAFVEYEIPEAAQLALEQMNGVMIGGRNIKVVGRPSNMPQAQSVIDEITEESKHYNRIYIASIHQDLTEDDIKSVFEAFGPITYCKLAQGSSXHRHKGYGFIEYETMQAALEAIASMNLFDLGGQYLRVGRAITPPNALMGPPSGTSMMPTAAAVAAAAATAKIQAMDAVASNAVALGLTKLGAAAPPILNQALPGIVRPTIAPATMMAPPTIATVTPVIPPPGIAIPQTLTRPPAIIQPIPGQPVVIPPPAVVAPTIVGTPVIPVTTTTNSDIMRRAQEQAAHQKQQEELQKKLLEETEPQTLQQQENMSIKGQSARHLVMQKLMRKVESRVVILRNMVAPEDVDESLQEEIQDECSKFGVVERVIIYNERQSEDDEDAEVIVKXFVEFSQMSEAERARDSLNGRYFGGRLVKGELYDQALFDNSDFSG